A single window of Bacillus mesophilus DNA harbors:
- a CDS encoding DUF6366 family protein — protein MGIDNQEKMRRKEIEKNPMGNFSDAVNRSAIGDPSALLKGGCLTKILTV, from the coding sequence GTGGGCATAGATAACCAAGAGAAAATGCGGAGAAAAGAGATTGAGAAAAATCCTATGGGGAATTTTTCTGATGCAGTTAACCGTTCAGCTATAGGAGATCCATCAGCATTACTTAAAGGTGGTTGTCTCACTAAAATACTTACGGTTTAA
- a CDS encoding NUDIX domain-containing protein, protein MKWEDSYIGNLRSSVGSQKLIVPSIRAIIEDNEGKILFIERLGEGKWSMPAGSIELNETIYDCLVREVKEETGLEVLSAKAIAIYSNPKFSTKNKFGDEYQLFELLFCIEEWTGSLKQNTEETSSAQFFKQDEIPQGTNEFWTSFHKQVINDLITFKENKQFIIK, encoded by the coding sequence ATGAAGTGGGAAGATTCATATATAGGAAATCTTAGGTCCAGTGTAGGTAGCCAAAAGTTAATTGTGCCATCAATAAGAGCGATTATTGAAGACAACGAAGGGAAAATTCTTTTCATTGAACGATTAGGTGAAGGGAAATGGAGTATGCCTGCTGGTTCTATTGAATTAAATGAAACAATTTATGATTGCTTAGTCAGGGAGGTAAAAGAAGAAACCGGATTAGAGGTACTTTCAGCTAAGGCAATTGCTATTTATTCTAATCCTAAATTTAGTACCAAAAATAAATTTGGGGATGAGTATCAACTGTTTGAACTATTATTTTGTATTGAGGAATGGACTGGTTCGTTAAAGCAAAATACAGAAGAAACTAGCTCTGCACAGTTCTTTAAGCAAGATGAAATCCCTCAAGGTACTAATGAATTTTGGACATCCTTTCATAAACAAGTAATCAACGATTTAATTACATTTAAAGAGAACAAGCAATTCATCATAAAGTAG
- a CDS encoding YxiF family protein produces the protein MTELSRKEKIRLLKIKNKRKSIIDDFDKKNINLTFESFCDVDYSINLMEKLFIKIDRDIDEKDEFMFQHNKDLVIEQLSKIKSMLCPTIMESEVLLYHLNYRETGVVSITLKDALQNVEWIVDFTGYPIGRMDFIIIEPNFSFGICVERWEYQDTFINWGLFK, from the coding sequence ATGACTGAATTAAGTCGGAAAGAAAAGATAAGGTTACTTAAAATAAAAAACAAAAGAAAATCGATAATAGATGACTTTGATAAGAAAAACATCAACCTAACATTTGAGTCATTTTGTGATGTTGATTATTCCATTAACCTGATGGAGAAATTGTTTATCAAGATAGACAGAGATATTGATGAAAAAGATGAGTTTATGTTTCAGCATAATAAAGACTTAGTAATAGAGCAATTAAGTAAGATAAAGTCTATGTTATGTCCAACAATAATGGAAAGTGAAGTTTTATTGTATCATCTAAATTACAGGGAGACAGGTGTTGTAAGTATTACTCTTAAAGACGCTCTTCAAAATGTCGAATGGATAGTAGATTTCACTGGTTATCCAATTGGACGTATGGATTTTATTATAATTGAGCCCAATTTTAGTTTCGGAATTTGTGTAGAAAGATGGGAATATCAAGATACATTTATTAACTGGGGACTATTCAAGTAA
- a CDS encoding Imm50 family immunity protein, producing MWNDYFSDDKFISMIYTNVPPLKNLRIEKIEISREGNRITIGFDLPTFPDNPPKKWLERGYSTVFIELDFFDIKEVSLKSIENTYRGDIEIKKDVETDIFIVKVIGTVETLIKAGVGIIQSVKGY from the coding sequence ATGTGGAATGATTATTTCAGTGATGATAAATTCATCTCAATGATATACACCAATGTACCTCCTCTGAAAAACCTTCGTATTGAAAAGATTGAAATTTCCCGTGAAGGGAATAGGATAACAATAGGTTTTGACTTACCTACTTTCCCAGATAATCCACCAAAAAAGTGGCTTGAAAGAGGATATTCAACTGTTTTTATTGAATTAGACTTCTTTGACATAAAAGAAGTTAGTTTAAAATCAATTGAAAATACATACAGAGGCGATATTGAAATTAAGAAAGATGTGGAAACCGATATTTTTATTGTTAAAGTAATCGGTACAGTTGAAACATTAATAAAAGCAGGAGTTGGTATTATTCAATCTGTTAAAGGATATTAA
- a CDS encoding Imm8 family immunity protein: MINPILQSSHIRYDEWGEEPDDFYVCLEVFIGEEDKEGSEVFTFHVISPKRLLKNSKDTLEIEVGRGYLITSDYSLSRIEAKIDQLLKNCKRENWDLVINAISRYGIWEDES; encoded by the coding sequence ATGATTAATCCAATCCTACAGTCCTCGCATATTCGGTATGATGAGTGGGGAGAAGAACCCGATGATTTTTATGTCTGTTTAGAAGTATTTATTGGAGAAGAGGATAAAGAAGGTTCGGAAGTGTTTACGTTTCATGTTATTAGTCCAAAGAGACTTTTAAAAAACTCGAAGGATACCCTGGAAATAGAAGTTGGGAGAGGGTACTTAATCACAAGCGATTATAGCCTATCAAGGATTGAAGCCAAAATTGATCAATTACTGAAAAACTGTAAAAGAGAAAATTGGGATTTGGTTATAAATGCTATAAGCAGATACGGAATATGGGAAGATGAAAGTTAA
- a CDS encoding SMI1/KNR4 family protein encodes MFDKKKHMFNEFNVNGSISQKEIEEVEKELKVKFPQDFVDFMLLTNGGEGTIGEDSYLRLWKIEELIESNERYAVEEFAPGLIIIGSDGGDTAYGYDFRNENPLLVEVDFFGMDLEEPFFTTSSFFEFFEYLYNS; translated from the coding sequence ATGTTCGATAAAAAGAAACATATGTTTAATGAGTTTAACGTTAATGGATCTATATCGCAAAAAGAAATAGAAGAAGTTGAAAAAGAATTGAAGGTGAAGTTCCCTCAAGATTTCGTGGACTTTATGTTATTAACAAACGGTGGAGAAGGCACTATTGGTGAAGATAGTTATTTAAGGTTATGGAAGATCGAAGAGCTAATTGAAAGTAACGAAAGATATGCTGTTGAGGAATTCGCACCTGGTTTAATAATAATTGGTTCAGACGGTGGTGATACAGCATATGGTTATGATTTTAGAAATGAAAACCCTTTATTAGTTGAAGTGGACTTTTTTGGTATGGATTTAGAAGAACCATTTTTTACTACTAGTAGTTTTTTTGAGTTTTTTGAATACCTATACAATAGTTAG
- a CDS encoding ATP-binding protein → MPLLHPNKTFELKNMEQYLELCTLIEEQLEMVCSEKTRASTKFIINEALDNALEHGEFPIKIEFSNHLDKKELLIRVVDSGNGFLGVQKMELIRKKGTDFLLNEALLNTRGRGILMMATMAKAISYNNKGNELLLVIAN, encoded by the coding sequence ATGCCTTTATTACACCCTAATAAAACTTTCGAACTCAAAAACATGGAACAATACCTTGAATTATGTACCCTCATTGAAGAGCAATTAGAAATGGTCTGCTCTGAAAAGACAAGAGCTTCTACAAAATTCATCATAAATGAAGCGTTAGATAATGCTCTAGAACATGGGGAATTCCCGATAAAAATAGAGTTCTCTAATCATTTAGATAAAAAAGAATTGCTAATTAGAGTTGTAGATAGTGGTAACGGCTTCTTAGGTGTACAAAAAATGGAATTAATACGAAAAAAAGGTACTGATTTCTTATTGAATGAAGCACTTTTAAATACCCGTGGCAGAGGAATTCTTATGATGGCAACTATGGCTAAAGCTATTTCCTATAACAATAAGGGTAATGAGTTGTTACTTGTGATCGCTAATTAG
- a CDS encoding SMI1/KNR4 family protein: protein MDLSNISGLVLMPSADDIEILKVENEMNAKLPNSYKDLLKTSNGLSTDEGVVIYGTEDIVERNETWETEVYAQGYIAIGDDSGGKVFLMYQGDGDNSVLIVDSGDMTIEHSDIVTSDITQWIKSGFLIEKDKAEDNINWSEYCKVVLIDTPDGGLKDLLKIKNAFGLNISAANLLKGSKNLPFILVDEFPYGKAITLVEKLGDMKIELRTEK from the coding sequence ATGGACTTATCAAATATAAGTGGTTTAGTATTAATGCCATCAGCAGATGATATTGAAATATTGAAAGTCGAGAATGAAATGAATGCCAAACTACCCAATTCCTATAAAGATTTACTCAAAACTTCAAATGGATTGTCCACTGATGAAGGTGTAGTAATTTATGGAACTGAAGATATCGTAGAGAGAAATGAAACTTGGGAGACAGAAGTGTATGCACAAGGATATATTGCTATTGGCGATGATAGTGGTGGGAAAGTTTTTCTTATGTATCAAGGAGATGGAGACAATAGTGTTTTAATAGTTGATTCTGGAGATATGACTATTGAACATTCTGATATAGTAACTTCAGATATTACCCAATGGATTAAAAGTGGATTTTTAATTGAAAAAGATAAAGCAGAAGATAATATCAATTGGTCTGAATATTGTAAAGTAGTTTTGATAGATACTCCCGATGGAGGATTGAAGGACTTATTGAAGATTAAAAATGCTTTTGGATTGAATATTTCAGCAGCCAATTTATTAAAAGGGTCTAAGAATCTTCCATTTATTTTAGTTGATGAATTTCCATACGGCAAAGCAATTACATTAGTTGAAAAATTAGGGGATATGAAAATAGAACTTAGAACTGAAAAATAA
- a CDS encoding tyrosine-type recombinase/integrase: protein MNFFKAWEGYEADKKIEGFSKQTLKAYQLQTNLLARHFGDVEISSVTTEDLKGYLAELSNTLQPSSLAHRIRSMKSLFRWAHEEGHIPKNPAYKIKEPKIGKRIPKFLTEREIELLREACITPMENALFEFMFSTGCRIGEIVSLEKNCINWSNHSAIVRGKGDKEREVYFNTRCDIWLKRYVESRQDKDPAIFVTERFPHKMSIAQMRYVIKRISNRAGINKEIHPHQLRHSYATHMLNNGAPLEVIQSLLGHEKSETTRIYAQLSGRLRKEFYQKYF, encoded by the coding sequence ATGAATTTTTTTAAAGCCTGGGAAGGTTATGAAGCTGATAAGAAAATTGAAGGTTTTTCTAAACAAACATTAAAGGCATACCAACTTCAGACTAATCTCTTAGCACGACATTTTGGCGACGTTGAGATTAGCTCAGTAACAACGGAAGATCTTAAAGGATACTTGGCTGAACTGAGCAATACCCTACAACCCTCTAGTCTTGCCCATAGGATTCGGTCTATGAAATCACTCTTTCGTTGGGCACATGAAGAAGGACACATACCAAAAAATCCAGCATACAAAATAAAAGAGCCTAAGATTGGAAAACGTATTCCTAAATTTTTAACTGAAAGAGAAATAGAGCTACTACGTGAAGCATGTATAACACCGATGGAAAATGCATTGTTTGAATTTATGTTCTCAACAGGCTGTAGGATTGGAGAGATTGTTTCCCTGGAGAAAAATTGTATAAATTGGTCTAATCATTCTGCCATTGTTAGAGGTAAAGGCGATAAAGAAAGAGAGGTCTATTTTAATACACGCTGTGATATATGGTTGAAACGTTATGTAGAAAGTCGACAAGACAAGGATCCAGCCATTTTTGTTACGGAACGATTTCCTCATAAAATGAGCATTGCACAAATGAGGTACGTTATTAAACGAATTTCAAATCGTGCTGGAATCAATAAAGAAATACATCCCCACCAACTTAGACATAGCTATGCGACCCACATGCTGAATAACGGAGCTCCTCTTGAGGTTATTCAAAGTCTATTAGGCCATGAAAAAAGTGAAACCACTCGTATTTATGCTCAACTAAGTGGAAGACTCAGAAAAGAATTTTATCAAAAATACTTCTAG
- a CDS encoding helix-turn-helix domain-containing protein: protein MNTLGEKLRLLRMIKNITQAQLAKELGIGVNSVNRYENNVRTPKEKVLKKLSEYYGVSIDDFR, encoded by the coding sequence ATGAATACATTAGGAGAGAAATTAAGACTGCTTAGGATGATCAAAAACATTACCCAAGCTCAATTGGCAAAAGAACTTGGAATAGGGGTCAATAGTGTCAATCGGTACGAGAATAATGTTAGGACACCTAAGGAGAAGGTCCTCAAGAAGCTTTCTGAATATTATGGGGTATCGATTGATGATTTTAGGTAG